One window of Arcobacter sp. CECT 8983 genomic DNA carries:
- a CDS encoding MaoC family dehydratase encodes MSSKINIGNFFEDFSIGQKIIHPLPRTITDGDVSLYIAFTGSRFALHSSDVVAKEIGYEKRPIDDVLMFHLTFGKSVQDISLNAIANLGYAEIAFPNPVYIGDTVSMTSTVIGLKENSNGKSGVVYVHSIGVNQKGEEILNFKRWVMVHKKDKNTTTGIKEIPQFKESTPILDEINIPQIKCVDTDASGGKFFFEDYEKGERLNHPEGITVDNSDHTLATKLYQNNAKVHFNDHMMKSTPMGERLMYGGIVISMARAISFNGLQNAQWMYAINSGAHANPTYAGDTIYAYTEVIDTINHKRDDIGLLRLRTIAVKNQKPEEIESPKGEDGKYLKNVVLDLDYTVIIPKRKTQK; translated from the coding sequence GTGTCTAGTAAGATAAATATAGGAAACTTTTTTGAAGATTTTTCAATTGGACAAAAAATAATACACCCTCTTCCTAGAACAATCACTGATGGTGATGTATCTTTATACATCGCTTTCACTGGTTCTAGATTTGCTTTACACTCTTCAGATGTAGTAGCAAAAGAGATTGGATATGAGAAGAGACCTATTGATGATGTATTAATGTTTCACTTAACATTTGGTAAGTCAGTTCAAGATATCTCTTTAAATGCAATTGCAAACTTAGGTTATGCAGAAATTGCATTCCCTAATCCAGTTTATATTGGAGACACAGTTTCTATGACTTCAACTGTAATTGGATTAAAAGAGAACTCAAATGGTAAATCTGGAGTTGTGTATGTTCATTCTATTGGTGTAAACCAAAAAGGTGAAGAAATACTTAACTTCAAAAGATGGGTTATGGTTCATAAAAAAGATAAAAATACAACTACTGGAATTAAAGAGATTCCCCAGTTTAAGGAATCAACTCCTATTTTGGATGAAATTAATATACCTCAAATCAAATGTGTTGACACAGATGCTTCTGGAGGGAAATTCTTCTTTGAAGATTATGAAAAAGGTGAAAGACTAAATCACCCAGAAGGTATTACAGTTGATAATAGTGACCATACTTTAGCAACTAAGTTATACCAAAACAATGCGAAGGTTCACTTTAACGACCATATGATGAAATCTACTCCAATGGGAGAAAGATTAATGTATGGAGGAATTGTTATTTCTATGGCTAGAGCAATTTCATTTAATGGTTTGCAAAATGCACAATGGATGTATGCTATTAACTCTGGAGCTCATGCTAACCCAACATATGCTGGTGATACTATCTATGCATATACGGAAGTGATTGATACTATTAATCATAAAAGAGATGATATTGGTTTACTAAGATTAAGAACAATTGCTGTTAAAAATCAAAAACCAGAAGAGATTGAATCACCAAAAGGTGAAGATGGTAAGTACTTAAAAAATGTAGTACTTGATTTAGATTACACTGTAATCATTCCTAAAAGAAAGACACAAAAGTAA
- a CDS encoding CoA ester lyase, whose protein sequence is MTHPNEALFESGKSLPIIPTCEHFAGSEKLIKKGFDMQRKLGPVFDITCDCEDGAETGKEVEHAEMIVRVVNSEDNPYAMAGTRIHDFSHPDWRQDVDILVPGAGEKLAYITLPKSTSYEDVKTQVEYIQEVAKKAGISREIPIHILIETHGALQDVEKIATLPWLQVLDFGLMDFVSGYQGAIPAINMRSPGQFDHRLIAAAKAKVCQAAIQNHVIPCHNVTLDLKNPYQTYKDAERARNEFGFMRMWSIYPTQVQAIVDAMKPDFTELEAAQNILLAAQDAEWGPIQYDGELHDRATYRYFWELVQRAKFSGAKLLDKTEERFFS, encoded by the coding sequence ATGACACACCCTAATGAAGCACTATTTGAATCTGGAAAATCTTTACCGATTATTCCTACTTGTGAGCACTTTGCAGGAAGCGAAAAGCTAATCAAAAAAGGTTTTGATATGCAAAGAAAACTTGGACCTGTTTTTGATATCACTTGTGATTGTGAAGATGGAGCTGAGACTGGTAAAGAAGTTGAACATGCAGAGATGATTGTTAGAGTTGTTAACTCTGAAGACAACCCTTATGCAATGGCTGGAACAAGAATCCATGATTTCTCACATCCAGATTGGAGACAAGATGTTGATATTTTAGTTCCAGGTGCTGGTGAAAAACTAGCATATATTACATTACCAAAATCAACTTCTTATGAAGATGTAAAAACTCAAGTTGAGTATATTCAAGAAGTAGCTAAAAAAGCTGGTATTAGTAGAGAAATTCCTATTCATATCTTAATTGAAACTCATGGTGCATTACAAGATGTAGAAAAAATTGCTACATTACCATGGCTACAAGTATTAGACTTTGGATTAATGGACTTTGTATCAGGATACCAAGGTGCAATTCCTGCAATTAACATGAGAAGCCCAGGTCAATTTGATCATAGATTAATTGCTGCAGCTAAAGCAAAGGTTTGTCAAGCAGCAATTCAAAATCATGTTATTCCTTGTCACAACGTAACATTAGATCTTAAAAACCCATACCAAACTTATAAAGATGCAGAAAGAGCTAGAAATGAGTTTGGATTCATGAGAATGTGGTCAATTTACCCAACACAAGTACAAGCAATTGTTGATGCTATGAAACCAGACTTTACTGAACTAGAAGCTGCACAAAATATTTTATTAGCTGCACAAGATGCTGAGTGGGGACCAATTCAATATGATGGTGAGTTACATGATAGAGCAACATATAGATATTTCTGGGAATTAGTTCAAAGAGCAAAGTTCTCAGGAGCAAAATTATTAGATAAAACAGAAG